The following are encoded together in the Pseudomonas maumuensis genome:
- the olsB gene encoding L-ornithine N(alpha)-acyltransferase encodes MTRIARSGDNCTERRLQAERLVGAAALQEAQALRFKVFSGEFKAKLKGAEHGLDMDDYDIHCRHIGVRDLATGQLVATTRLLDHQAASSLGRFYSEEEFSLHGLLQLQGPILELGRTCVDPAYRNGGTIAVLWSELAEVLNEGRYSYLMGCASIPMQDGGVQAHAIMQRLRERYLCTEHLRAEPKNPLPNLALPNNVIAEMPPLLKAYMRLGAKICGEPCWDEDFQVADVFILLKRDDLCPRYARHFKAAV; translated from the coding sequence ATGACTCGGATCGCTCGCTCTGGCGACAACTGCACTGAACGCCGTCTGCAAGCCGAACGCCTGGTCGGCGCCGCGGCCCTGCAGGAAGCACAAGCCCTGCGTTTCAAGGTGTTCAGCGGCGAATTCAAGGCCAAGCTCAAGGGCGCCGAACACGGCCTGGACATGGACGACTACGACATCCACTGCCGCCACATCGGCGTGCGCGACCTGGCCACCGGCCAACTGGTCGCCACCACCCGCCTGCTCGACCACCAGGCCGCCAGCAGCCTGGGCCGCTTCTACAGCGAAGAGGAGTTCAGCCTGCACGGCCTGTTGCAGTTGCAGGGCCCGATCCTCGAACTGGGCCGCACCTGCGTCGACCCGGCCTACCGCAACGGCGGCACCATCGCCGTGCTCTGGAGCGAGCTGGCCGAAGTGCTCAACGAAGGCCGCTACAGCTACCTGATGGGCTGCGCCAGCATCCCCATGCAGGACGGCGGCGTACAGGCCCACGCGATCATGCAGCGCCTGCGCGAACGCTACCTGTGTACCGAGCACCTGCGTGCCGAACCGAAGAATCCGCTGCCCAATCTGGCGCTGCCGAACAACGTCATCGCCGAGATGCCGCCACTGCTCAAGGCCTACATGCGCCTGGGCGCGAAGATCTGCGGCGAGCCATGCTGGGACGAGGATTTCCAGGTCGCCGACGTATTCATCCTGCTCAAGCGCGACGACCTCTGCCCGCGCTACGCTCGCCACTTCAAGGCAGCGGTTTGA
- a CDS encoding autotransporter outer membrane beta-barrel domain-containing protein, whose translation MASAGVVGATQIIDNRSDVVSGAVADDFIVQNRGTLEVTATGSTEGIDVRSRSTLIVNAGTVAGGGTQVGIALSDQSKATLVDTTVTGGTFGVSGNTESRMQVQGGTIIGNNGASFTGGSTLSLSGAALTGRTGVGAFMLGATLNASQGSAITGQTQGVQLRQGTTATGGGDSGMTLDGSTVEGKTGSAILVRDSADGNTGTVNILVGNNSQLIGGNGNILEVTRGMTAEFTADNSRLSGDVVVDDTSTANLLFRNGASLKGNLVNVKSLTLESGGSWILTQDAQVGDLALDDGTVDFTDRDTTPGFKTLTLDSLEGSGVFVMGIDLASGTGDLLKVTGAAEGNHQLSIASTGVDPAEGQAPHRIVETAGGDATFGLLHDIDFGTFLYTLEKGDGEDNWYLKQKPGNVLTPSAHAVLGMFSAAPTVWYGELSSLRSRMGELRLGLGQGLWMRGYGNRYNLSAGSTVAYQQDQNGVSFGADGTLPGYDGRWLLGVMGGYSESDLDYSLGSSGKIKSYYVGAYSTWMADSGYYIDAVLKYNRFRNRNDVVMSDGRKTKGEYHNDGLGASVEVGRHFKLGDGWYVEPFTQLSALWVDGDSYTLDNGLRAESDGANSVLGKVGAQVGRSLALDNGSTLQPYLKVAAAHEFINSNKVKINDNHFTNDLSGTRGEVAVGLVAQVSQVLQLHGEFQYSNGEHIEQPYGVNLGLRYNF comes from the coding sequence ATGGCAAGCGCCGGCGTGGTCGGGGCGACGCAGATCATCGACAACCGCTCCGACGTGGTCAGCGGCGCGGTGGCGGACGACTTTATCGTGCAGAACCGTGGCACTTTGGAAGTCACGGCCACGGGGAGTACGGAGGGCATCGATGTGCGCAGCCGTTCGACCCTCATCGTCAATGCCGGGACAGTGGCCGGTGGCGGCACCCAGGTAGGGATCGCCCTGTCTGATCAGAGCAAGGCGACCCTGGTCGACACGACCGTTACCGGAGGAACCTTCGGCGTGTCCGGCAATACCGAGTCGCGCATGCAGGTGCAAGGCGGCACCATCATTGGCAACAATGGTGCGTCGTTCACGGGGGGCAGTACCCTGAGCCTGTCCGGTGCGGCCCTTACCGGCAGGACCGGGGTCGGTGCCTTCATGCTCGGTGCCACACTGAACGCGTCGCAAGGCTCGGCCATTACCGGACAGACCCAGGGGGTGCAATTGCGCCAGGGCACCACGGCCACTGGCGGTGGTGACTCGGGCATGACCCTGGACGGCTCGACCGTAGAAGGCAAGACGGGGAGCGCCATCCTCGTGCGCGATTCCGCGGATGGCAACACAGGCACGGTAAACATCCTCGTGGGCAATAACAGCCAGCTCATCGGCGGCAATGGCAACATCCTCGAGGTCACCCGTGGCATGACCGCCGAGTTCACGGCAGACAACAGCCGGTTGTCCGGGGACGTGGTTGTCGACGATACCAGTACGGCCAATCTGCTGTTTCGCAATGGGGCGTCGCTCAAGGGCAATCTGGTGAACGTAAAGAGCCTGACGCTTGAGAGCGGCGGTAGCTGGATCCTGACCCAGGATGCGCAGGTGGGCGACCTCGCGCTGGACGACGGCACCGTCGATTTCACCGACCGGGATACCACGCCCGGTTTCAAGACGCTGACGCTCGACAGTCTCGAGGGTTCGGGCGTGTTCGTGATGGGCATCGACCTGGCCAGTGGCACCGGCGACCTGCTGAAAGTGACTGGCGCGGCAGAGGGCAATCATCAACTGAGCATTGCCAGCACCGGTGTCGACCCGGCGGAGGGGCAGGCGCCGCACCGCATCGTCGAGACCGCTGGCGGTGATGCCACGTTTGGCCTGTTGCACGATATCGATTTCGGAACCTTCCTCTACACCTTGGAAAAAGGCGACGGCGAGGACAACTGGTACCTGAAGCAGAAGCCTGGCAACGTGCTGACCCCAAGCGCTCATGCGGTGCTGGGCATGTTCAGCGCCGCGCCGACCGTGTGGTATGGCGAGCTGTCGTCGCTGCGCAGCCGCATGGGCGAACTGCGCCTGGGCCTGGGCCAGGGCTTGTGGATGCGCGGCTATGGCAACCGTTACAACCTGTCGGCGGGCAGCACCGTGGCCTACCAGCAGGACCAGAACGGTGTGAGCTTCGGCGCCGATGGCACATTGCCTGGTTACGATGGTCGTTGGTTGCTCGGGGTGATGGGCGGCTATAGCGAGTCGGACCTGGATTACAGCCTTGGCTCTTCCGGCAAGATCAAAAGCTACTATGTCGGCGCCTACAGCACCTGGATGGCCGACAGTGGTTACTACATCGACGCCGTGCTCAAGTACAACCGCTTCCGTAACCGCAACGATGTGGTGATGAGCGATGGTCGCAAGACCAAGGGCGAGTATCACAACGACGGCCTCGGGGCCTCGGTTGAGGTTGGTCGGCACTTCAAACTGGGCGATGGCTGGTATGTCGAGCCGTTCACCCAGCTGTCCGCTTTGTGGGTCGATGGCGACAGCTACACCTTGGACAACGGCCTGCGGGCCGAGAGCGATGGCGCCAACTCGGTGCTCGGCAAGGTCGGTGCGCAGGTTGGGCGCAGCCTGGCGCTGGATAACGGCAGCACGCTGCAACCTTACCTGAAGGTCGCGGCGGCCCATGAGTTCATCAACAGCAACAAGGTGAAGATCAACGACAACCATTTCACCAACGACCTCTCCGGCACCCGTGGCGAGGTGGCCGTGGGGCTGGTGGCGCAGGTCTCGCAAGTGCTGCAGTTGCATGGCGAGTTCCAGTACAGCAACGGCGAGCATATCGAGCAGCCGTACGGGGTCAACCTGGGTTTGCGCTACAACTTCTGA
- a CDS encoding lysophospholipid acyltransferase family protein: MRRLRAGARLLRLFLVLALGLAMASVIALGERLGLNASSDRRQRWTRMFMGHLVAALPFDVKVMGELPQRPMLWVCNHVSWTDIPLLGMLTPLSFLSKAEVRHWPVAGWLAEKAGTLFIRRGGGDGQRLREQISEQLGERRPLLIFPEGTTTDGRTLRTFHGRLLAGAIDQNTPVQPVAIQYLRAGQTDPIAPFIGEDDLVSHLVRLFGQDRGQVLIHLLPPIDSTGKERAVLAFEAQQAVHLTLFGAKNVEVAPRRQARAA; the protein is encoded by the coding sequence ATGCGGCGGCTACGGGCCGGCGCCCGCCTGCTGCGGCTGTTCCTGGTGCTGGCGTTGGGGCTGGCCATGGCCAGTGTCATCGCCTTGGGCGAGCGTCTGGGCCTGAACGCCTCGAGCGACCGCCGACAGCGTTGGACACGGATGTTCATGGGCCACCTGGTCGCCGCTCTGCCCTTCGACGTCAAGGTCATGGGTGAACTGCCGCAGCGGCCAATGCTGTGGGTCTGCAACCATGTGTCGTGGACCGACATCCCGCTGCTCGGCATGCTTACGCCCTTGTCGTTCCTGTCCAAGGCCGAGGTCCGCCACTGGCCGGTGGCCGGCTGGCTGGCCGAGAAAGCCGGTACCTTGTTCATCCGCCGTGGCGGTGGCGATGGTCAACGCCTGCGCGAGCAGATCAGCGAACAATTGGGCGAGCGACGCCCCCTGTTGATCTTCCCTGAAGGCACCACCACGGACGGTCGGACCCTACGCACCTTCCATGGGCGCCTGCTGGCCGGAGCGATCGACCAGAACACGCCGGTGCAGCCGGTGGCAATCCAGTACCTACGCGCAGGCCAAACCGATCCGATCGCGCCATTCATTGGCGAGGACGACCTGGTTTCCCACTTGGTGCGGCTGTTCGGGCAGGATCGCGGGCAAGTGCTGATCCACCTGTTGCCGCCGATCGACAGCACGGGCAAGGAACGAGCGGTACTGGCTTTCGAAGCGCAACAAGCGGTCCATCTGACGCTGTTCGGGGCAAAGAACGTCGAGGTGGCACCGAGGCGACAGGCTCGGGCAGCCTGA
- a CDS encoding serine hydrolase domain-containing protein: protein MKAVMLALAMTTAPALAEDWPSAQWPVDNAVINWQAVDTYAFAPRDVERVGIRTDALLIIRDGRILHERYAAPTNADTAHLTWSVSKSVLATVMGVAYSEGRFKLDDPAARYYPALQRHPGLRLADLLHWASGLAWQEDYEYAPLKSSVVAMLYTRGRTDMAAYAAARPAASAPGTQFVYSSGDSNLLAASLRGMLAPERYADYPWQALFTPLGIDSAVWERDGAGTYVGSSYLYLSARDLARIGLLVQRDGRWREQQLLPAEWVAFNRTLFSAAQPVPGEANPGGHWWLNQPLPGQAVPWPDAPTDTFAALGHWGQALYVLPAQKLVIVRYADDRDGSFSHNELLKRVLAAVVGQGA, encoded by the coding sequence ATGAAGGCAGTGATGCTTGCCCTGGCCATGACCACAGCCCCGGCCTTGGCCGAAGACTGGCCCTCGGCGCAGTGGCCAGTCGATAACGCCGTTATCAACTGGCAAGCCGTAGACACCTATGCCTTCGCGCCCCGCGATGTTGAGCGCGTCGGCATTCGCACCGATGCGCTGTTGATCATTCGCGACGGGCGCATTCTCCATGAACGCTATGCCGCGCCGACGAATGCCGACACGGCGCACCTGACCTGGTCGGTGAGCAAGAGCGTGCTGGCCACGGTCATGGGCGTGGCCTACAGCGAGGGGCGCTTCAAGCTCGATGATCCGGCCGCCCGCTACTATCCGGCGTTGCAGCGACATCCCGGGCTGCGCTTGGCCGACCTGCTGCATTGGGCCAGCGGCCTGGCCTGGCAGGAAGATTACGAGTACGCGCCGTTGAAGTCGTCGGTGGTGGCCATGCTCTACACCCGTGGCCGCACCGACATGGCCGCCTACGCGGCGGCCAGGCCCGCCGCCAGTGCGCCCGGCACGCAGTTCGTCTACTCCAGCGGCGACAGTAACCTGCTGGCCGCCAGCCTGCGCGGCATGCTCGCGCCTGAGCGCTATGCCGACTATCCCTGGCAAGCCCTGTTCACCCCGCTGGGGATCGACAGTGCGGTCTGGGAGCGTGATGGCGCGGGCACTTATGTGGGCTCCTCGTACCTCTATCTCAGTGCTCGCGATCTGGCGCGCATCGGCCTGCTGGTGCAGCGTGACGGGCGCTGGCGCGAACAACAGTTGCTGCCGGCCGAGTGGGTGGCGTTCAACCGCACCTTGTTCAGCGCCGCGCAGCCTGTGCCGGGCGAAGCCAACCCCGGTGGCCACTGGTGGCTCAACCAGCCATTGCCCGGGCAGGCGGTGCCGTGGCCGGATGCACCGACGGATACGTTCGCCGCACTCGGCCACTGGGGCCAGGCGCTCTATGTGCTGCCCGCGCAAAAGCTGGTGATCGTGCGCTATGCCGATGACCGCGATGGCAGCTTCAGCCACAACGAACTGCTCAAGCGGGTGCTGGCCGCGGTGGTTGGGCAGGGCGCATGA
- a CDS encoding ArsR/SmtB family transcription factor — MPLDLDEIIKALAHPVRRDILNWLKDPAAQFPEQHHSTEHGVCAGQIDQRCGLSQSTVSAHLATLQRAGLISSQKIGQWHFFKRNEATIKAFLEQMSQEL; from the coding sequence ATGCCCCTCGATCTCGACGAAATAATAAAAGCCCTGGCCCACCCGGTCCGGCGAGACATCCTCAACTGGCTGAAAGACCCGGCCGCGCAGTTTCCCGAGCAGCACCACAGCACCGAGCACGGTGTATGTGCCGGGCAAATCGATCAACGCTGCGGCCTGTCGCAGTCGACGGTCTCCGCCCATCTGGCGACCCTGCAGCGCGCCGGCCTGATCAGCAGCCAGAAGATAGGCCAGTGGCATTTCTTCAAACGCAACGAGGCGACCATCAAGGCGTTCCTCGAGCAAATGAGCCAAGAGCTCTGA
- a CDS encoding NAD-dependent epimerase/dehydratase family protein: protein MRILVTGASGFIGGRFARFALEQGLEVRVNGRRAEGVEHLVKRGAQFIPGDLGDAELARRLCQGVDAVVHCAGAVGTWGRYQDFHQGNVVLTENVVEGCIKEHVRRLVHLSSPSIYFNGRSRLDIREDQVPRRFHDPYALTKHLAEQKVFGAQEFGLEVLALRPRFVTGAGDASIFPRLMRMQAKGRVAIIGNGLNKVDFTSVHNLNEALLSALFAEGQALGQAYNISNGQPLPLWDVVNYVMRRMQLPQVTRYRSPGLAYGLAALNEAACLLWPGRPQPTLSRTAVRVMSTDFTLDISRARQYLDYRPGTDVWAALDEFCTWWQAQPGQR from the coding sequence ATGCGAATTCTGGTCACCGGCGCGAGCGGCTTCATCGGCGGGCGCTTTGCGCGGTTCGCCCTGGAGCAGGGCCTGGAGGTGCGGGTCAACGGTCGGCGGGCGGAGGGCGTGGAACACCTGGTCAAACGCGGGGCGCAGTTCATCCCCGGCGACCTTGGCGATGCCGAGCTGGCTCGGCGCCTGTGCCAGGGCGTCGACGCGGTCGTGCATTGCGCCGGCGCGGTGGGCACCTGGGGCCGTTACCAGGATTTCCACCAAGGCAACGTGGTGCTCACCGAGAACGTGGTCGAAGGCTGCATCAAAGAACATGTACGACGCCTGGTGCATCTGTCCTCGCCGTCGATCTACTTCAATGGCCGCTCGCGCCTGGACATCCGCGAGGATCAGGTGCCGCGCCGCTTCCACGACCCTTACGCGCTGACCAAGCACCTGGCCGAGCAGAAGGTGTTCGGTGCCCAGGAGTTCGGCCTGGAGGTGCTGGCGTTGCGACCGCGCTTCGTCACCGGTGCCGGCGATGCGAGCATTTTCCCGCGGTTGATGCGTATGCAGGCGAAGGGGCGCGTGGCGATCATCGGTAACGGCCTGAACAAGGTCGACTTCACCAGTGTGCATAATCTCAATGAGGCACTGCTCAGCGCGCTGTTCGCCGAGGGCCAGGCGCTCGGCCAGGCCTATAACATCAGCAATGGTCAACCACTGCCGCTGTGGGATGTGGTCAACTACGTGATGCGCCGCATGCAACTGCCGCAGGTCACCCGCTATCGCTCGCCTGGCCTGGCCTACGGCCTTGCGGCACTCAACGAGGCCGCCTGCCTGCTCTGGCCCGGGCGCCCGCAACCGACCCTGAGCCGCACGGCGGTGCGGGTGATGAGCACGGACTTCACCCTCGATATCAGCCGCGCCCGCCAGTACCTGGACTATCGGCCCGGGACCGATGTGTGGGCCGCGTTGGATGAATTCTGCACCTGGTGGCAGGCGCAACCGGGGCAACGCTGA
- a CDS encoding ATPase codes for MRNDAHDDFDDVPTLRAGTPDDDELLPAHVARSRQKAVRPRSNGPLWALLGASFIALAGLGWWSFQQITLMEQQLVATQESFARISEEAAGRLQAISGKVDASESSNSTGSEALKLQIRQLQASLTEQGKQQQGVAGQAGDLGKRLEQVLADTREQQKAVTELQAQLQAQLKAVNAELAALKSGQVDGGKLDGQLKSLSNEVAALKKQGNPSAAIESLEQDVLVLKSQVDNRPAAAAGGASVQEFDAFRGQVTRNLSTLQSQIQNLQQQINARP; via the coding sequence ATGCGTAACGACGCCCACGATGATTTCGACGATGTGCCCACCCTGCGTGCCGGCACCCCCGATGACGATGAGTTGCTGCCTGCCCACGTGGCCCGTAGCCGCCAGAAGGCTGTACGACCACGCAGCAACGGCCCGTTGTGGGCATTGCTCGGCGCTTCGTTCATCGCCCTGGCCGGGCTTGGCTGGTGGAGCTTCCAGCAGATCACGCTGATGGAGCAGCAACTGGTCGCGACCCAGGAAAGTTTTGCCCGTATCAGCGAAGAGGCCGCCGGGCGCCTGCAGGCGATCAGCGGCAAGGTCGATGCCAGCGAGTCCAGCAACAGCACCGGCAGCGAGGCGTTGAAACTGCAGATTCGCCAGTTGCAGGCTTCGCTGACCGAGCAGGGCAAACAGCAGCAGGGCGTCGCCGGGCAAGCGGGGGACCTGGGCAAGCGCCTGGAGCAGGTACTGGCCGATACCCGCGAGCAGCAGAAGGCGGTGACTGAGCTGCAAGCTCAACTGCAGGCCCAACTGAAGGCGGTGAATGCCGAATTGGCAGCGCTCAAGTCTGGGCAGGTGGATGGCGGCAAGCTCGATGGCCAGCTCAAGAGCCTGAGCAACGAAGTGGCAGCGCTGAAAAAGCAGGGCAACCCGAGCGCGGCGATCGAGAGTCTGGAGCAGGATGTGCTGGTGCTCAAGAGCCAGGTGGACAATCGCCCGGCCGCAGCGGCGGGGGGGGCCTCGGTGCAGGAGTTCGATGCTTTTCGCGGGCAGGTGACCCGCAATCTCAGTACCTTGCAGAGCCAGATCCAGAACCTGCAACAGCAGATCAACGCCCGTCCTTGA
- a CDS encoding MFS transporter encodes MPLSLVILALSAFAIGTTEFVIMGLLPDVAQDLGVSIPGAGWLVTGYALGVAIGAPFMALATARLPRKAALVTLMGVFIVGNLLCAVAADYDLLMFARVVTALCHGAFFGIGSVVAASLVPANRRASAVALMFTGLTLANVLGVPLGTALGQVAGWRSTFWAVTAIGVVALIGLIRFLPLQREAQSVNLRAELAALKGAGIWLSLSMTVLFSASMFALFTYVAPLLGDVTGVSPRGVTWTLLLIGLGLTLGNILGGKLADRRLGATLMGVFAAMAVISTALSWTSVALVPAEITLFLWATAAFAAVPALQVNVVTYGKAAPNLVSTLNIGAFNLGNALGAWVGGSVIAHGLGLTRVPLAAAALAVLALIVTLITFNQRGSDTELAAASH; translated from the coding sequence ATGCCCCTTTCACTCGTGATCCTGGCGCTCAGCGCCTTCGCCATCGGCACCACCGAGTTCGTCATCATGGGCCTTTTGCCCGATGTGGCCCAGGACCTTGGCGTCAGCATTCCCGGCGCCGGCTGGCTGGTGACCGGCTACGCCCTGGGCGTGGCCATCGGCGCGCCGTTCATGGCCCTGGCCACCGCCCGCCTGCCACGCAAGGCCGCGCTGGTGACGCTGATGGGCGTGTTCATCGTCGGCAATCTGCTGTGCGCGGTAGCCGCCGACTACGACCTGCTGATGTTCGCCCGGGTAGTCACCGCGCTGTGCCACGGCGCCTTCTTCGGCATCGGCTCGGTGGTGGCGGCCAGCCTGGTGCCAGCCAACCGTCGCGCCTCGGCGGTAGCGCTGATGTTCACCGGCCTGACCCTGGCCAACGTGCTCGGCGTGCCATTGGGTACCGCCCTGGGCCAGGTCGCCGGTTGGCGCTCGACGTTCTGGGCGGTTACTGCCATCGGCGTGGTTGCGCTGATCGGCCTGATCCGTTTCCTGCCCCTGCAACGTGAAGCGCAGAGCGTGAACCTGCGCGCCGAACTGGCCGCGCTCAAGGGAGCCGGCATCTGGCTGTCGCTGAGCATGACCGTACTGTTCTCGGCCTCGATGTTCGCCCTGTTCACCTACGTCGCGCCGCTGCTCGGCGACGTGACCGGCGTCTCGCCCCGTGGCGTGACCTGGACCTTGCTGCTGATCGGACTGGGCCTGACCTTGGGCAATATCCTCGGCGGCAAGCTGGCCGACCGGCGCCTGGGCGCCACCTTGATGGGGGTGTTCGCCGCCATGGCCGTGATCAGCACCGCCCTGAGCTGGACCAGCGTCGCACTGGTGCCGGCCGAGATCACCCTGTTCCTCTGGGCCACCGCTGCCTTCGCCGCCGTGCCGGCGCTGCAGGTCAATGTGGTGACCTACGGCAAGGCCGCACCGAACCTGGTCTCGACCCTCAACATCGGCGCCTTCAACCTGGGCAACGCGCTCGGCGCCTGGGTCGGCGGCAGCGTCATCGCCCACGGCCTGGGCCTGACCCGCGTGCCACTGGCCGCGGCGGCGCTGGCAGTGCTGGCGCTGATCGTCACCTTGATCACCTTCAACCAGCGCGGCAGCGACACCGAATTGGCCGCGGCATCCCACTGA
- a CDS encoding ACP phosphodiesterase translates to MNYLAHLHLGGPAPQQQLGSLYGDFVKGALEGRFPPLLEASIRLHRHIDSYTDSHPLVLAALARFPRERRRFAGIVLDVFFDHCLARHWGEYAERPLAQFTGDFYKVLLAEPELPGRLARIAPFMAADDWLGAYGDFATLEQVFGGIARRLSRPEGMDGVMGELERLYEPLLADFREFYPQLQAFAQAQRSS, encoded by the coding sequence ATGAACTATCTCGCGCATCTACACCTCGGCGGCCCTGCGCCGCAGCAACAGCTCGGCAGCCTGTATGGCGATTTCGTCAAGGGCGCGCTCGAGGGGCGTTTTCCACCGTTGTTGGAGGCTTCGATCCGGCTGCATCGGCACATCGACAGCTACACCGACAGCCACCCGCTGGTGCTGGCTGCGCTGGCGCGTTTTCCACGGGAAAGGCGACGCTTCGCCGGGATCGTCCTGGATGTGTTCTTCGACCATTGCCTGGCGCGGCATTGGGGCGAATATGCCGAGCGGCCCTTGGCGCAGTTCACCGGCGACTTCTACAAGGTGCTGCTGGCCGAACCGGAGCTACCGGGCCGGCTGGCTCGGATTGCGCCGTTCATGGCGGCGGACGATTGGCTGGGCGCCTATGGCGACTTCGCCACCCTGGAGCAGGTGTTTGGCGGAATTGCCCGGCGCCTGTCGCGGCCCGAGGGAATGGATGGGGTGATGGGAGAGTTGGAGCGGCTGTATGAGCCTTTGCTGGCGGACTTTCGCGAGTTCTATCCGCAGTTGCAGGCATTTGCCCAGGCACAGCGATCGTCTTGA
- a CDS encoding alkene reductase has translation MTTLFDPITLGDLELPNRIIMAPLTRCRADDGRVPNALMAEYYVQRASAGLILSEATSVTPMGVGYPDTPGIWNDQQVRGWHNVTKAIHGAGGRIFLQLWHVGRISHPSYLNGELPVAPSAIQPKGHVSLVRPLSAYPTPRALETEEIADIVEAYRSGAENAKAAGFDGVEIHGANGYLLDQFLQSSTNQRTDRYGGSLENRARLLLEVTDAAIEVWGPGRVGVHLAPRADAHDMGDADRTETFTYVARELGKRGIAFICAREKHADDSIGTLIKTAFGGPYIVNERFDKASANAALASGKADAVAFGIPFIANPDLPARLAADAPLNAPRAETFYAKGPVGYIDYPRM, from the coding sequence ATGACTACGCTCTTCGACCCGATCACGCTGGGCGACCTGGAACTGCCCAACCGCATCATCATGGCCCCGCTGACCCGCTGCCGCGCCGACGATGGCCGCGTGCCCAACGCGCTGATGGCCGAGTATTACGTGCAACGCGCCAGCGCCGGCCTGATCCTCAGCGAAGCGACCTCGGTCACGCCAATGGGTGTCGGCTACCCCGATACCCCCGGGATCTGGAACGACCAGCAGGTACGTGGCTGGCACAACGTGACCAAGGCCATTCACGGCGCGGGCGGGCGCATCTTTCTGCAGCTGTGGCACGTCGGACGCATCTCCCACCCCTCGTACCTCAACGGCGAGCTGCCGGTGGCGCCCAGCGCGATCCAGCCCAAAGGCCATGTCAGCCTGGTGCGTCCGCTCAGTGCCTACCCAACCCCGCGGGCGCTGGAAACCGAGGAGATCGCCGACATCGTCGAGGCCTACCGCAGCGGCGCCGAGAACGCCAAGGCCGCCGGCTTCGACGGCGTGGAAATCCATGGCGCCAATGGCTACCTGCTCGACCAGTTTCTACAGAGCAGCACCAACCAGCGCACCGACCGCTATGGCGGCTCACTGGAAAATCGCGCGCGGCTGCTGCTGGAAGTCACCGATGCCGCCATCGAGGTGTGGGGCCCGGGCCGTGTGGGCGTACACCTGGCGCCACGCGCCGATGCCCACGACATGGGCGACGCCGACCGTACCGAAACCTTCACCTATGTCGCCCGGGAGCTGGGCAAGCGCGGTATCGCGTTCATCTGCGCGCGGGAGAAGCACGCCGATGACAGCATCGGCACGTTGATCAAGACCGCGTTCGGCGGCCCCTACATCGTCAACGAGCGCTTCGACAAGGCCAGCGCCAATGCCGCTCTGGCCAGCGGCAAGGCCGATGCGGTGGCCTTCGGCATCCCCTTCATCGCCAACCCCGATCTGCCGGCGCGCCTGGCCGCCGATGCACCGCTCAATGCGCCGCGTGCGGAGACGTTCTATGCCAAAGGGCCGGTTGGGTATATCGATTACCCGCGGATGTAG
- a CDS encoding acyl-CoA dehydrogenase family protein, with product MTWLQRLNDPLRQPLVTTLGETYAALLERLGAVAPFELAVLGGRAMATPGLAFLLGYQAALRVLWPSAPVSLGALCATERRSVRPADMRTRLDGLRLTGSKDFVTAGLDAEWLLVAARNEAPGEAPQLQLAVVYPGEPGVSLEALPTLPLMPEVGHGRLLLKEAACELLAGDGWDAYVKPFRSLEDLYVLAALLAWLHGVAQECAWPQDLRLRLIGLLAGCAEGSRQCPDSVACHLLLGGLFAQFQGLRGEIDRALAAGPDHWAQLWQRDQGLLALAGVARDKRLAKAWAAAGLS from the coding sequence ATGACTTGGTTGCAACGACTCAACGACCCCCTGCGCCAGCCGCTGGTGACGACTTTGGGTGAAACCTACGCGGCGCTGCTCGAGCGCCTGGGCGCGGTGGCACCGTTCGAGCTGGCGGTACTCGGCGGGCGCGCCATGGCCACGCCCGGACTGGCCTTCCTGCTCGGCTACCAGGCGGCGCTGCGGGTGCTGTGGCCGAGCGCGCCGGTCAGCCTGGGCGCGCTGTGCGCCACCGAACGGCGCAGTGTGCGCCCGGCGGACATGCGCACCCGCCTCGATGGTTTGCGTTTGACCGGCAGCAAGGACTTCGTCACCGCTGGGCTGGATGCGGAATGGCTGTTGGTGGCGGCGCGCAACGAAGCGCCGGGCGAGGCGCCGCAGTTGCAACTGGCGGTGGTTTATCCGGGGGAGCCCGGTGTAAGCCTGGAGGCCCTGCCGACCCTGCCGTTGATGCCCGAAGTCGGCCATGGCCGGCTGCTGCTCAAGGAAGCGGCGTGCGAATTGCTTGCCGGCGATGGTTGGGATGCCTATGTCAAACCCTTCCGTTCCCTCGAGGATCTTTATGTGCTTGCCGCGTTGCTGGCATGGTTGCACGGCGTCGCCCAGGAGTGCGCCTGGCCGCAGGACCTGCGTCTGCGGCTGATCGGGCTGCTGGCTGGTTGTGCCGAGGGCAGCCGACAATGCCCGGACAGCGTGGCTTGCCACTTGCTGCTGGGCGGCCTGTTTGCCCAGTTCCAGGGTTTGCGGGGTGAGATCGACCGGGCGTTGGCTGCGGGCCCGGATCACTGGGCGCAATTGTGGCAGCGCGACCAGGGTTTGCTGGCGCTGGCCGGCGTGGCCCGCGACAAGCGCCTGGCCAAGGCTTGGGCTGCCGCCGGATTGTCATGA